A stretch of Pogona vitticeps strain Pit_001003342236 chromosome 5, PviZW2.1, whole genome shotgun sequence DNA encodes these proteins:
- the SLC25A31 gene encoding ADP/ATP translocase 4 codes for MQAAEGKQFFDPVSFGKDLMIGGVAAAISKTAVAPIERVKLLLQVQASSKQIRADQQYKGMIDCFVRIPREQGFLSYWRGNLANVIRYFPTQALNFAFKDKYKQIFMAGVDKDKQFGRWFISNLASGGAAGATSMCVVYPLDFARTRLGADIGKGPSERQFSGLGDCIAKIAKKDGITGLYQGFGVSVQGIIVYRASYFGCYDTIKGMLPNPKETPFIVAFAIAQAVTVFSGILSYPFDTVRRRMMMQSGEVERQYKGTIDCFVKIYSQEGTNAFFRGAFSNVLRGTGGALVLVLYDKIKAFLNIDPSLGKSSD; via the exons ATGCAGGCCGCAGAAGGGAAGCAATTTTTTGATCCTGTCTCTTTTGGGAAGGACCTCATGATAGGTGGGGTGGCAGCAGCCATTTCCAAGACAGCAGTAGCACCCATTGAGCGTGTGAAATTACTGCTGCAGGTTCAGGCCTCATCCAAACAGATCCGTGCTGACCAGCAATACAAAGGCATGATAGACTGCTTTGTCCGCATCCCTAGAGAGCAAG GATTTCTCAGTTACTGGCGTGGCAACCTTGCCAATGTTATCCGATATTTCCCAACACAAGCCCTAAATTTTGCTTTTAAGGACAAATACAAGCAGATTTTCATGGCGGGAGTGGATAAAGATAAACAG tttGGGAGGTGGTTCATTTCAAATCTGGCTTCTGGTGGAGCAGCTGGAGCAACATCAATGTGTGTAGTATATCCGTTAGATTTTGCACGAACTCGATTAGGTGCTGACATTGGAAAAG GTCCTTCAGAGCGACAGTTCTCGGGCCTTGGTGACTGCATTGCTAAAATTGCAAAAAAAGATGGAATTACTGGCTTATACCAAGGATTTGGAGTTTCAGTACAAGGGATCATTGTATACAGGGCATCCTATTTTGGATGTTATGATACCATAAAA GGAATGCTGCCAAATCCAAAAGAAACACCATTTATTGTCGCCTTTGCAATTGCCCAAGCTGTGACTGTATTTTCTGGGATACTATCTTATCCTTTTGATACTGTCAGAAGACGCATGATGATGCAG AGTGGAGAAGTTGAACGTCAGTACAAAGGAACTATTGACTGCTTTGTCAAAATATACAGCCAGGAAGGAACAAATGCTTTCTTTCGGGGAGCCTTCTCAAACGTTCTTCGTGGGACAGGAGGTGCTTTGGTCCTGGTCCTATATGACAAAATTAAGGCATTTCTTAATATTGATCCTTCATTAGGCAAATCTTCTGACTAA